A window from Falco naumanni isolate bFalNau1 chromosome 3, bFalNau1.pat, whole genome shotgun sequence encodes these proteins:
- the RNF182 gene encoding E3 ubiquitin-protein ligase RNF182 — translation MTSQLPEESVETQSSDELECKICYNRYNLRQRKPKVLECCHRVCAKCLCKIIDFGDSPQGVIVCPFCRFETCLPDEEVSSLPDDNNILLNLACGGKGKKCRPDNPTELLLTPKRLASLVSPSHTSSNCLVITIMEVQRESPQTLNSTPVVEFYRPTSFDSVATVSHNWTVWNCTSLLFQTSIRVLVWLLGLLYFSSLPLGIYLLVSKKVTLGVVFVSLVPSSLVILMVYGFCQCVCHEVLDCMSS, via the coding sequence ATGACCAGTCAACTACCAGAGGAGTCTGTGGAGACCCAGAGCTCAGATGAGCTTGAGTGCAAGATCTGCTACAACCGCTATAACCTGCGgcagagaaaaccaaaagtgCTGGAGTGCTGTCACAGAGTATGTGCCAAATGCCTTTGCAAGATCATAGACTTTGGTGATTCCCCACAAGGAGTCATAGTATGCCCATTCTGCAGGTTTGAAACGTGCTTGCCAGACGAGGAGGTCAGTAGTCTTCCTGATGACAACAACATCCTTCTGAATTTAGCTTgtgggggaaagggaaagaagtgCCGGCCAGACAACCCAACAGAACTGTTGCTGACTCCTAAAAGGTTGGCATCTCTGGTTAGCCCTTCTCACACCTCTTCTAATTGCCTGGTTATAACAATCATGGAAGTACAAAGAGAAAGTCCACAGACGCTGAACTCAACCCCCGTGGTGGAATTTTACAGGCCTACGAGTTTTGACTCTGTTGCAACTGTGTCGCACAACTGGACAGTGTGGAACTGCACATCTTTGCTCTTCCAGACCTCAATTCGGGTGCTAGTGTGGTTGCTAGGGTTGCTGTACTTTAGTTCCTTGCCTTTAGGGATTTATTTACTGGTATCTAAGAAGGTCACCCTTGGGGTTGTCTTTGTAAGTCTTGTTCCTTCGAGCCTTGTTATTCTCATGGTTTATGGCTTTTGCCAGTGTGTTTGCCACGAAGTTCTAGACTGCATGTCTTCTTGA